The DNA window GCTCTCCCATTCACCGCGTCGTACTTCCGAGCATGCTTAAGCAAAACTCACGTTACAGTAAGTGTAGGCTGTTTTTTATTTATCCTTTCCTTACAAAAATAAAAAAACGAGGAAAGTAGAACTCTCCTCGCGCCAAGCATTCATGGTTATTACTTAAAACCTTAGCCGCCAGCTACCGCAGGTACGATACTAACTTCATCGCCATCACTTAAAGCAGTATCTACATTATCGAGGAAGCGGATATCTTCTTCGTTGACATAGATATTGAGGAAACGACGAGGCTTACCTTGGTCATCACAAAGACGAGCTTTGATACCAGGGCAGTTTGCTTCTAGGGAATCGAGCAATTCTTTAACAGAAGAACCATCACATTCAACGGTTGGTTGATCCTTCGTGAATTTTTGAAGAGGAGTGGGGATTAAAACTTTAACGGCCATTTCAAATAGGACAAACTTTAAATAGGTAAACAATAGAAAACTGGGCAAGAAAGAAAACACTCACCCAATTCAGAAAGGCAATTATACAGAAGTCTCTTGCCAATCTAGACGCTCAAGGGTACGCGCACGGTCGAGAGCTGCTTCGAAGGAGCTGAGGTTCGCATCGATGGTGTAAGGCTCACCAGCGGAGTTTTGTACTGCTTCCTGAGTCTTGAGACCGTTACCAGTGATGTACACAACAGTCTTTTCGTCAGGATTGATTTTGCCAGCTTCCACAAGCTTCTTGAGCACAGCGATTGTTGTACCACCAGCAGTTTCAGTGAAGATGCCCTCTGTTTCCGCGAGGAGCTTCATGCCTTCAACGATTTCTGCATCAGTTACATCTTCGATGTTGCCGTTAGTCTTGCGGGCAATTTCAAGGGCGTAGACACCGTCCGCAGGATTACCAATTGCAATGGACTTGGCAATCGTGTTGGGCTTCTGAGGCGTGATAAAGTCGCGACCTTCTTTAAAGGCTTGGGAAATCGGAGAACATCCTTCTGCCTGTGCACCGCTGAAGCGGACATCTTTGGCTTCTACCAGACCAGTTTCAACAAATTCATTAAAGCCTTTGTAAATCTTGCCGAAGAGAGAACCGGAAGCGAGAGGCGCAACGATATGGTCGGGGAGTTCCCAACCGAGTTGCTCAATTACTTCGTAACCGAGGGTCTTAGAACCTTCGGAGTAGTAAGGACGGAGGTTGATGTTCACGAAGCCCCAGCCTTTGGAGTTCGCGACTTCAGAGCAGAGACGGTTGACTTGGTCGTAGTTACCGTGAACTGCCATCAAAATGGGGTTGTAGATTAGCGTACCGAGGACTTTTCCTGATTCAAGATCGGAAGGGATAAAGACGCAACAGTCGAGACCAGCATGGGCGGCGATCGCCGCAGTGGAGTTGGCAAGGTTACCAGTACTTGCACAGGAAACGGTAGAAAAACCCAGCTCTTGGGCACGGGTTAGAGCAACGGATACCACACGATCTTTGAAGCTCAACGTGGGCATATTCACCGCATCGTTTTTGATGTAAAGCTCCTTGAGGCCGAGGCGACGCGCTAAACGGTTTGCTTTGAGCAGGGGAGTCATGCCTGTACCGACATCAATGGGCGTGTCAGTTTCAACGGGCAAAAATTCTTTGTAACGCCAAATGGAGTTAGGACCCGCTTCGATTGTTTCACGGCTAACTTTACTCTTGATTTTCTCGTAGTCGTACTTAACTTCGAGGGGGCCAAAACAAAACTCACAAACGTGCTTTGCTTCTGCTTCGTATTCCGCGCCACACTCTTTACAAGCGAGATTAGTGAAGTTCGCTGTGTCTAGGGTTTTGAGAGCGTCGTGATTAATAGGTGCCTGAACCATAATTTTTTCTCCGTTTCCATGAATGCTGAATGCTTGAAAGCAATAGTAATCAGTAAAAATCCCTACGTCAACTATACCCGATGAAAATAGTCGGGATTGGTTCTGTTCTTTGTGTTGTCGGCGATCGCCCGATGTTTGGGCAAACTTTTAAAGGGGAGTTAAAAAAGAAGTTTTACAATTGAGCTTGTGTTGTGGCGTTGCTTGGTGAAGTAGGAGACGTTTGGTGAATCAATTATTAAAAAATGGCTTAATTGGCGGTTTTATGACTGTTTTGGCGACATCGATAGCAACCCCGGCGATCGCCCAGAATGGTAAATCAACGTTTTACGATGCGGGCTGGGAACAGTCCGTCAGTCTGGCTCAGGAGCAAATTGAGTTGCTCACGGCAGTGGAAGAATCTCTCTACAGCACTAAAATCAGCTTTGTGCAGGGCAGTTATCGCAAACTGTTTTTCCATATCGGCAAGCTCGATACCTACCTAGAGCGATTTGGGACTAGCTCAACTCCAAACTGTACCGGACAAGAACTAGACGGCGCAGAACTCAACATCTATTGCACCCTATCCAACTCCCGCCCATTACTCTTTCAACTGCTGGCCGCAACAGAGCAACGCCAAAGCAAACTGGGGAATGCAGAATCTAGTGTGCTCAATCGTTCCGGTGGTGATCCTTTGCTATCCCCCAGCCTCACATCCCAAGAAGCATGGCAAAGTGAGCAGGATACCTTTGATGTGCTGGTGATCGAGGATGCCAAACCTGCCCAAAATCAAGGGGATATTACTCGTCCGGCGATCGCCCCTCTCCCCCAAACAATTCAGGCGATCGCCCATCAAAAAAACGCTCTATTAACATTAAATCCCAGTCTTCCCAGCAGTTTTACCCTGACAGAAGACACTACCTTTACAACCACCACCACACGCTACCAATACGTACCCGTCGCCCAAGAATATACATGGCATGCCGACTTTTTAGCACAGCCCAACACAGGCCTAACCCGCTTAATGCCGAGGGCTGCCTACGAAGAAAACTACCAAGCCAGCAGTCTCAAACCAGAATTACTAGAGAAATTTCCCTTTCCCACCTTAGGCGAAACAGCACCCTTCCCCAACTTGCCCCTGCTCGTTGAAGATGACATGCTTAAATTTGTCCCAGAATCTTTCAACATAGGATTAATTGTGGATCTCGGCGCAACAGACTTTGACAATATCCAAAATCTCGACATTGCCGTCCCCCTAACCGAGTACGAATCCCCCACAACCTTTGCAGCCCTACAACAGGAACAACGGCGCTTACTATTCCAAAAAGACCAGCGATCGCCAAGTACCGCACCAATACAACTCAATCACCTCTACCTAGTGCGCCTCATCCAATACGATTTTGCCGAAGAAATCCTCACAGGCGAACCCTTACCCCGCCATCGCTTTAAAGAATTAAACCTACTAGCTGACCCAGATAGCTATGACGTTTTAGTCGCCATTAAACCCGTAAAACAATGGCTCGACGGCGGCTACACATTACTCTGGCAAATCATTGACCAATCAGAAGCAACAGCCCTCGAAGACCTCGCCGACCACATAGCCGTTGATTCTCCAATACAACCTTGATACCCCAAAAAAAGGCGATCGCCCAGAGACAAACTGAAATACTTTGTAACAATGTGTATAAACTATTCACACAAAAGGGTTTAAAGCCTCCACATAGGCTTGTTAAACTGTAACCTAACCAAATACGACCAGTTATAGTGGTTGCACCGAGTCGGCGAATACCACTCACTGTTTTAATACGGACGCAATAAATTACAGATATGGTAAGTACTGTTAACAAACCCTCTGGAGCAGATGAGCTACGCCCCGGCGTTAAAGTTCCAGCAAAGGAAACAATCCTCACACCCCGCTTCTATACCACCGACTTCGACGAGATGGCAAAGATGGATTTGTCCGTCAACGAAGAAGAGATGGAAGCCATCATCGAAGAGTTCCGCGTAGACTACAACCGCCACCACTTTGTCCGTGACGAATCCTTTGATGTATCCTTTGACAGCATCGAAGGCAAAACGCGCGAACTATTTGTCGAGTTCCTAGAGCGCTCTTGTACTGCCGAATTCTCTGGTTTTCTTCTTTACAAGGAACTAGGTCGTCGTCTCAAAGACAAAAATCCCCTTTTGGCTGAAGGCTTCACCCTCATGTCCCGCGACGAAGCGCGCCATGCTGGATTCCTCAACAAAGCCATGACAGACTTCAATCTGTCCCTCGACCTTGGTTTTCTCACGAAGAGCCGCAGCTACACATTCTTTAAGCCGAAGTTCATTTTCTACGCAACTTACCTTTCTGAAAAGATTGGTTACTGGCGTTATATCAAAATTTATCGTCACCTCGAAAAGAATCCCCAGGATCAGATTTACCCCATCTTTAAGTTCTTTGAAAACTGGTGTCAGGACGAAAATCGTCACGGTGATTTTTTCGACGCTTTGATGAAGACCCAGCCCGGTATCCTTAACGACTGGAAAGCGCGTCTCTGGTGTCGTTTCTTCCTGCTTTCTGTATTTGCAACGATGTATCTCAACGATATTCAGCGTTCTGGCTTCTATGAGTCCCTCGGCCTCGATGCCCGTCAGTTTGATAAGGAAGTCATCTACGAGACAAATAATACTGCTGGTCGTGTCTTCCCCATTATTCTTGATGTGGAGAAGCCTGAGTTTTATGAGCGCCTTGAAACTTGTGTCAGTAACAATGAGAAATTGCGCGAGATTGCCTCTTCTGAAGCACCTGCACCTGTGAAGTTCCTCAAAAAGCTGCCTAAGTATGTTTCAAATGCAACGAATTTAATTAGCTTGTACTTCATGAAGCCTATTCGTGTTGATCAGCTTGAAGGTACAGTTCGCTAGATAGCGGTCTGGACTCAATTAAGTTTATTTTGTAAAAGTTTAAGATCTCCCCATAGCTATGGGGAGATTTTCTATTGGTGTGGTCATTGCGCCTAAGAAGTCATACCAAATGAGTTTGAAGACTCTATAAATGAAATCTTGAATCGCTTATAAAATAAGGATTTCGGTTTACTTATTTGTAGAGTCAAAGCCAGTAAGTTTAGGACTATAAAGTCGGGGCTTTTTCCACAGATTTTGTTTACTGCGCTAAATTTTTACAAATTCCCGGCCTTTGAACCCCAAGGCTTTTGTTCTAATCTTGCTAGTCTTGGCTAGGGCTCTAATTTTAAAAATTAGTATAAGTAAGACAAGCGAAATGAGTGCCCTAAAGATGATTGAATTCTAAGATGATGGTGATTTGTTAGAACAATTTACCGACAAAAATGGTGCTTGGAGTTATCTTATGGCCTCAGAGCAAACTAAAAATATTTGTGTACAACAAACAGGGCTGAGGGTAATGCGGGCTATCGTTTTGAGCGCCATCGTTAGTATCCGAACGTAATACGTCTGGCGATCGGCCGAATATCCATATGCCAAAAACCTTTATGGGGGCCTGCAATACCAATCCCTTTAATTTCAGGTACAGCTTTAACGGCGTTCAATAAACCTTGATAATTACCATTCATGGGACTGATATCAAGGGCGCGGGCGTATTTGTGCTGGGATCGCGATGCACCAATTCTGAGGTTGGGGGGGCGATAGGCACTCGTGATGCGAATGGGCGAGCCGAATTTTTGGCGCACTTTACCAAAGGCTTTCGCTGTGGCAATCATATTTTTCACAATTTGCTCTTCACTGCCGAACTGGTTTGTTGCCATGGGTAGTCGCGTAAAGCCTCTGGTCATTTCGCCCCATGTGATATTGCTATTGGGGACAATCATTTCGTTTTCGTAGATTAAACCAACGATGGGTAAAGTTCGTGATTTGCCTGTTTTTGTCCCAGCATTACCGCTGATGGGTAATTCAAGTCCCTGTTTTTGCTCGGAAATTTCGTG is part of the [Limnothrix rosea] IAM M-220 genome and encodes:
- a CDS encoding D-Ala-D-Ala carboxypeptidase family metallohydrolase yields the protein MNKPQITKAILLKDVQEIDTVKWVQARLADGKYLEQSDIDGVAGAKTISALREFKEELLLAYPEAIGAGTIDALEKLSPKSSNSQEYIPQITKAILLKDVSDPKIITWVQSKLANGGYLAPSDVDGIVGAKTIGALRQFKEESYLAYPEALGGSTIEALDELMPKHEISEQKQGLELPISGNAGTKTGKSRTLPIVGLIYENEMIVPNSNITWGEMTRGFTRLPMATNQFGSEEQIVKNMIATAKAFGKVRQKFGSPIRITSAYRPPNLRIGASRSQHKYARALDISPMNGNYQGLLNAVKAVPEIKGIGIAGPHKGFWHMDIRPIARRITFGY
- a CDS encoding MoaD/ThiS family protein, which encodes MAVKVLIPTPLQKFTKDQPTVECDGSSVKELLDSLEANCPGIKARLCDDQGKPRRFLNIYVNEEDIRFLDNVDTALSDGDEVSIVPAVAGG
- the acsF gene encoding magnesium-protoporphyrin IX monomethyl ester (oxidative) cyclase, whose protein sequence is MVSTVNKPSGADELRPGVKVPAKETILTPRFYTTDFDEMAKMDLSVNEEEMEAIIEEFRVDYNRHHFVRDESFDVSFDSIEGKTRELFVEFLERSCTAEFSGFLLYKELGRRLKDKNPLLAEGFTLMSRDEARHAGFLNKAMTDFNLSLDLGFLTKSRSYTFFKPKFIFYATYLSEKIGYWRYIKIYRHLEKNPQDQIYPIFKFFENWCQDENRHGDFFDALMKTQPGILNDWKARLWCRFFLLSVFATMYLNDIQRSGFYESLGLDARQFDKEVIYETNNTAGRVFPIILDVEKPEFYERLETCVSNNEKLREIASSEAPAPVKFLKKLPKYVSNATNLISLYFMKPIRVDQLEGTVR
- the thrC gene encoding threonine synthase; the protein is MVQAPINHDALKTLDTANFTNLACKECGAEYEAEAKHVCEFCFGPLEVKYDYEKIKSKVSRETIEAGPNSIWRYKEFLPVETDTPIDVGTGMTPLLKANRLARRLGLKELYIKNDAVNMPTLSFKDRVVSVALTRAQELGFSTVSCASTGNLANSTAAIAAHAGLDCCVFIPSDLESGKVLGTLIYNPILMAVHGNYDQVNRLCSEVANSKGWGFVNINLRPYYSEGSKTLGYEVIEQLGWELPDHIVAPLASGSLFGKIYKGFNEFVETGLVEAKDVRFSGAQAEGCSPISQAFKEGRDFITPQKPNTIAKSIAIGNPADGVYALEIARKTNGNIEDVTDAEIVEGMKLLAETEGIFTETAGGTTIAVLKKLVEAGKINPDEKTVVYITGNGLKTQEAVQNSAGEPYTIDANLSSFEAALDRARTLERLDWQETSV